One Aegilops tauschii subsp. strangulata cultivar AL8/78 chromosome 7, Aet v6.0, whole genome shotgun sequence genomic window carries:
- the LOC109733713 gene encoding probable trehalose-phosphate phosphatase 8 has product MANQDVVLRPDMGGIASAAAMPGSSSRPIFACRGAASTSLRRRSGVDDDYGARSPCATSWVVQAMRASSPARSAAVDEYAAWTRKHPSALASFEQIAASAKGKQVVVFLDYDGTLSPIVADPDTAFITGEMREAVRGVAKHFPAAIVTGRCVEKVCSFVGLSELYYAGSHGMDIKGPGSNAEEVLLQPAREFLPVIAEVYEALVEKTKSTPGARVENNKFCLSVHFRCVDEKRWSPLAEQVKEVLRDYPDLRLNEGRKVLEIRPSIMWDKGKAVEFLLQSLGFDGRSDVLPLYLGDDRTDEDAFKMLRKRGHGLGILVSKCPRETDASYSLQDPTEVMEFLHRLVQWKRRRSSSSSSAMRARV; this is encoded by the exons ATGGCGAACCAGGACGTGGTGCTCCGCCCGGACATGGGCGGCATAGCTTCGGCCGCGGCCATGCCGGGCTCCTCCAGCCGCCCGATCTtcgcgtgccgcggcgccgcgtCGACCTCCCTGCGGCGCCGCTCCGGCGTCGACGACGACTACGGCGCCCGGTCACCCTGCGCCACAAGCTGGGTCGTCCAGGCCATGCGGGCGTCTTCGCCGGCTCGCTCCGCAGCTGTCGACGAGTACGCCGCGTGGACG AGGAAGCACCCGTCGGCTCTGGCTAGCTTCGAGCAGATCGCGGCCTCCGCCAAGGGGAAGCAGGTGGTCGTGTTCCTGGACTACGACGGCACGCTCTCGCCCATCGTCGCCGACCCCGACACGGCGTTCATCACCGGCGAG ATGCGGGAGGCGGTGCGCGGCGTTGCGAAGCACTTCCCGGCGGCGATCGTCACCGGCCGGTGCGTGGAGAAGGTGTGCAGCTTCGTAGGCCTCTCGGAGCTCTACTACGCGGGCAGCCACGGCATGGACATCAAGGGCCCAGGCTCCAAC GCGGAGGAGGTCCTCCTGCAACCTGCTCGCGAGTTCCTCCCGGTCATCGCCGAG GTCTACGAGGCTCTGGTGGAGAAGACCAAGAGCACGCCGGGGGCCAGGGTGGAGAACAACAAGTTCTGCCTCTCCGTGCACTTCCGGTGCGTAGATGAAAAG AGATGGAGTCCATTGGCCGAGCAAGTCAAGGAGGTGCTCCGGGACTACCCCGATCTCAGGCTCAACGAAGGCAGAAAG GTCCTGGAGATCCGGCCGTCCATCATGTGGGACAAGGGCAAGGCCGTGGAGTTCTTGCTCCAATCTCTGG GATTCGACGGACGCAGCGACGTCCTGCCGCTGTACCTCGGGGACGACCGCACTGACGAGGATGCTTTCAAG ATGCTGAGAAAGAGAGGTCATGGCCTCGGCATCCTTGTCTCCAAGTGCCCTAGGGAGACCGACGCCTCCTACTCTCTTCAGGACCCCACTGAG GTTATGGAGTTCCTTCACCGCTTGGTGCAGTGGAAGCGCCGGCgatcatcatcgtcatcgtcagCGATGCGCGCAAGAGTGTAG